The proteins below are encoded in one region of Belonocnema kinseyi isolate 2016_QV_RU_SX_M_011 chromosome 5, B_treatae_v1, whole genome shotgun sequence:
- the LOC117173421 gene encoding complex I intermediate-associated protein 30, mitochondrial, with product MHYRLIFRALLSSTVKNARKSIHTTAGYKVPDVWQPNKKGGTYNREQDEKKSPEEEEWEEQSFGEKIKGEWSMIKKEFAKFKDEWKENLKGPVVIFRKGEVDVIWRFSEDKECLNNWIVSTDSDNNEGYSTAKLELSPHGSGIFSGNLDLRVPEDGEVHYAGYANLRSLNHTISFGRESTMDWSVYTHLRMKIRGDGRTYMINIGVKQTFDVQWFELYNFVLATRGGPYWQIIRIPLNKFFLTHKGRVQDRQRPLEKNKVNNIGFTCADKVPGPFRLEIEYIGIESDESCTEEFAYESYDVDTMKL from the exons ATGCATTATCGCCTAATATTCCGTGCGTTATTATCGAGTACTGTGAAAAATGCGAGAAAAAGTATTCATACAACTGCTGGATATAAAGTGCCGGATGTTTGGCAGCCGAATAAGAAAGGAGGAACTTACAATCGAGAACAGGACGAGAAAAAAAGTCCCGAAGAAGAGGAATGGGAGGAGCAGAGTTTTGGCGAGAAAATTAAAGGAGAATGGAGCATGATCAAAAAAGAATTTGCCAAATTCAAGGACGAGTGGAAGGAAAATTTGAAGGGTCCTGTTGTCATCTTCAGAAAGGGAGAAGTTGATGTTATTTGGAGGTTTAGTGAAGATAAAGAATGTCTCAACAATTGGATTGTGTCCACTGACAGTGATAATAATGAAGGGTATTCTACTGCAAA ATTGGAATTATCGCCACACGGATCGGGCATATTTAGTGGAAATTTGGACCTGCGAGTTCCAGAAGATGGAGAAGTTCATTACGCAGGATATGCAAATTTAAGGTCTTTAAATCACACGATATCATTCGGGCGAGAATCCACAATGGATTGGTCCGTGTACACCCATCTGCGAATGAAAATTCGAGGCGATGGTCGCACTTATATGATAAATATAGGAGTCAAGCAAACTTTTGACGTCCAGTGGTTCGAATTGTACAATTTCGTTCTGGCGACAAGAGGCGGACCTTATTGGCAAATTATTCGCATTCCACTCAACAAATTTTTCCTGACTCACAAAGGCAGAGTTCAGGATCGACAGCGCCCCCTCGAGAAGAACAAAGTCAACAATATAGGATTTACTTGTGCGGACAAAGTTCCGGGGCCTTTCAGACTCGAGATCGAGTATATTGGCATTGAGTCCGACGAGTCTTGCACGGAAGAGTTTGCATATGAGTCTTATGATGTGGACACTATGAAATTGTAA